In Methylacidiphilum infernorum V4, a single window of DNA contains:
- the rplI gene encoding 50S ribosomal protein L9 codes for MDIEVILHKKLDKLGFEGDLVKVKAGFARNYLIPSGLATIATSATKAQVERLKKIRAEREEKEKEQALELASKIGSLRLTFNLLGEKETNKVFGAVTTQDIAQRLLQEGIEIDRKKISLDRPLKESGLHVVPIHVHPEVLAQLQVELIFPKKEKESTTGADQEKAKKGDKKKKDKKEKKEKQAKKTKAKKAEDSSK; via the coding sequence ATGGATATAGAAGTTATTCTTCATAAAAAACTCGATAAACTTGGTTTTGAAGGTGACCTGGTAAAAGTCAAAGCGGGATTTGCAAGAAATTACTTGATTCCCAGTGGCCTGGCCACTATTGCCACATCAGCAACAAAGGCTCAAGTTGAGCGACTGAAAAAGATACGTGCCGAAAGAGAAGAGAAAGAAAAAGAGCAAGCTTTAGAACTGGCTTCCAAAATCGGTTCTCTTCGACTCACCTTCAACTTGTTAGGTGAAAAAGAAACCAACAAAGTCTTCGGAGCGGTCACCACGCAGGATATCGCCCAGAGGCTTCTTCAGGAAGGCATAGAGATAGACCGGAAAAAAATTTCCCTCGATAGGCCACTCAAGGAGTCCGGTCTTCACGTGGTTCCCATCCATGTTCATCCAGAAGTTCTCGCCCAGCTCCAAGTGGAGTTGATTTTCCCTAAGAAAGAAAAAGAATCGACCACGGGAGCTGACCAGGAAAAAGCCAAGAAAGGCGACAAAAAAAAGAAAGATAAGAAAGAAAAAAAGGAGAAACAGGCAAAGAAAACAAAGGCAAAGAAAGCTGAAGATTCTTCAAAATAA
- a CDS encoding single-stranded DNA-binding protein, whose amino-acid sequence MADLNKVFLIGNLTRDPECRYTPKGTPVGDISLAINSSFRSQDGQIKDEVCFVDVVIWGRQAETCKEYLQKGSLIFVEGRLQMEQWETKEGEKRTRMKVRADRIQFLGKAKGSAPSAAMETQPSKSPTSFSSHEEQQEGEEEVPF is encoded by the coding sequence ATGGCTGATCTCAACAAGGTTTTCCTCATTGGTAACTTAACACGGGATCCTGAATGCCGTTATACCCCAAAAGGGACACCCGTGGGCGATATTTCCCTGGCTATAAACAGTTCGTTCCGATCCCAGGATGGTCAAATCAAAGATGAAGTTTGTTTTGTCGATGTGGTCATTTGGGGAAGGCAGGCCGAAACGTGCAAGGAATATCTCCAAAAGGGTTCTCTCATATTCGTTGAGGGAAGACTGCAAATGGAGCAGTGGGAAACAAAAGAAGGAGAAAAAAGAACCCGCATGAAAGTGAGAGCGGACAGGATTCAATTCCTTGGGAAGGCCAAGGGATCAGCTCCAAGTGCGGCAATGGAAACCCAACCTTCCAAGTCCCCTACTTCCTTTTCTTCTCATGAAGAGCAACAAGAAGGCGAAGAAGAAGTTCCATTTTAA
- the rpsF gene encoding 30S ribosomal protein S6, protein MNRTYDALYILDIQAKEDSLKEMIEQIEKTITQLGGKVISLQKMDKRKFERVATKIDSGYYLNMGIELSPYALKELEAKLKNNPSVFRQFYVKRKQSLQPTPKDQLQNIVT, encoded by the coding sequence ATGAATAGAACTTATGACGCTCTTTACATTCTCGATATTCAAGCTAAAGAAGATTCCCTCAAAGAGATGATTGAACAGATCGAAAAAACGATAACCCAACTTGGCGGTAAGGTCATCAGCCTCCAAAAAATGGATAAAAGAAAATTTGAAAGAGTGGCTACAAAAATCGATTCGGGCTATTACCTCAACATGGGAATTGAATTATCTCCTTATGCCCTTAAGGAACTTGAGGCCAAGCTTAAGAACAATCCTTCGGTTTTCAGACAATTTTATGTTAAAAGAAAACAGAGCCTGCAGCCTACTCCAAAGGACCAGCTGCAAAATATCGTGACTTAA
- the pth gene encoding aminoacyl-tRNA hydrolase translates to MGVFHIVVGLGNPGQEYEKTRHNIGWRVVEELVKRQNLSFKIDKKAKSKVAFKEKLVFVLPLTYMNLSGQALSYLLQKEKCSSKDILVILDDISLPLGKLRFRPKGSSGGHKGLESIIEELHTEDIPRLRLGIGPLPEGEQLADYVLKPFLEEEKDKVEEMILKAIQFFECLQKEGIEIALNKLSA, encoded by the coding sequence GTGGGCGTGTTTCATATCGTGGTGGGTCTGGGAAACCCGGGACAGGAATACGAAAAGACGAGGCATAATATCGGCTGGAGGGTTGTTGAAGAGCTGGTAAAAAGACAAAACCTTTCTTTTAAAATAGACAAAAAAGCAAAATCAAAGGTTGCTTTTAAAGAAAAGCTGGTTTTTGTCCTGCCCCTGACTTATATGAATTTAAGCGGTCAAGCTCTTTCTTACTTGTTACAAAAAGAAAAATGCAGCTCCAAAGACATCCTCGTTATCCTTGATGACATCTCTCTTCCCTTGGGAAAATTGAGGTTTAGACCGAAAGGCTCTTCGGGCGGACACAAGGGATTGGAGTCCATAATCGAGGAGTTGCATACGGAGGACATTCCAAGGTTGCGCTTGGGTATCGGTCCATTACCTGAAGGGGAACAGTTGGCGGACTATGTCCTAAAACCCTTTCTCGAAGAAGAAAAAGATAAAGTTGAAGAGATGATCCTTAAGGCTATCCAATTTTTTGAGTGCTTGCAAAAAGAAGGAATTGAAATTGCATTGAACAAATTGAGTGCATAA
- a CDS encoding 50S ribosomal protein L25: MAQPITLRASIRKAVGKSAVKKLRSKDNIPAILYGKKTLLPLEISATEFKNLFHGKRVEKVLLNLEIAADQEKKSTLAFLQEIQLHPITDKLLHLDLHELSADEKVHAEIDLVFLGEPQSLKSGTANLDISLRRLKISCFPKDLPDSIQVEIGHLKTGESIHVGDIPLPPGVESMNPKNQVVLSLVAAKGGEEVETAPIETAEPEIIKEKKPKAEESSQ; the protein is encoded by the coding sequence ATGGCACAACCTATTACACTGAGGGCAAGCATTAGGAAAGCAGTTGGGAAATCCGCAGTCAAAAAACTTCGGTCCAAGGATAATATCCCGGCTATCCTTTACGGCAAAAAAACGCTTCTTCCTTTGGAAATTTCGGCAACCGAATTCAAAAATCTCTTTCATGGGAAACGAGTAGAAAAAGTCCTTTTAAACTTGGAAATCGCAGCCGACCAAGAAAAGAAGTCAACCTTGGCTTTTCTTCAAGAAATCCAACTGCATCCGATCACCGACAAGCTTCTCCATTTGGACCTGCATGAGCTGTCTGCCGATGAGAAAGTCCACGCGGAAATAGACCTGGTTTTCCTCGGTGAGCCTCAAAGCTTAAAGTCGGGCACAGCCAACTTGGATATATCTTTGCGTAGGCTCAAAATAAGCTGTTTTCCTAAAGATCTTCCCGACTCTATCCAAGTAGAAATCGGTCATTTAAAAACAGGAGAATCTATTCATGTAGGGGATATTCCCTTGCCCCCGGGAGTGGAGTCTATGAATCCCAAAAACCAAGTCGTTCTTTCGCTTGTCGCGGCCAAGGGAGGAGAAGAAGTGGAAACCGCTCCAATTGAAACAGCTGAACCGGAAATCATCAAGGAAAAGAAACCAAAAGCTGAAGAGTCTTCACAATAA
- a CDS encoding sensor histidine kinase, with the protein MQEQIDNRPNPDALLEVVQKEEGEKNRGSLKIFLGMCPGVGKTYAMLQAAQVELTNGKDVVIGYVETHGRKETEQLTRGIPIIPRKIVHYRDMVLEEMDLDAILERKPQLVIVDELAHTNAPGMRHLKRYQDVLEILDAGIDVFTTLNVQHIESRTDTVSYITGAPIYEKVPDSIVDIAEIELVDLSPEDLLKRLAEGKVYIPDQARAAALNFFREGNLRALREIVLRLAAEKAGKDVQEYMQIMHIQGPWKISHRLLVAISASPSSETLIRWTRRNAESLKCPWYAVYVETSRVLSEEDQQRLSKNMELAKHLGAEIITTADEDIVRGILRIARQWNITQIVFGKPRGRGLLEWFKSRSLLHRLVRESGQIDIHIVGEDEKEEKRKKRKFLLIPESGLSQYGLTCLVIFVITLFCLWANRWIGSRSIGMIYLLGIVIIALFVGRGPVIVAALLSAIIWDFLFLSPKFSLGIQGIENSFVVFSYFVVALVLGQFIARLRAQEKAERRREARISALYMLSQELSQAAGLDEIVIKVIEQLSHFFQAEVAVFLVNPYDNKLSGLPHWASTLKVTEKEAGVAAWAFEHGKAAGRFTENLPLSKAYYVPLSTHKGSVGVLGINIPGIQSLSFDQKSLIQAFANQIALVIDRQRLAELAEHARVVAESERLSRTLLNSISHEMKTPIAVITTAIESLSKEDQSIKTADRAQLIEEIRSATLRLNRIVRNLLDMARIESGRFKLKKEWTDIHDLFNLSLKETAKELAGREVKVDIQRDIPLIRIDFSLMLEALNNLLLNAALHTPASSPVELSASVKKNSLVIRVADRGPGIDPEILNRIFEKFYRGTGAPPGGTGLGLSIVKGVVDAHGGKVLVQNRPEGGAVFSIILPLESVPEVHPMPLEESAKK; encoded by the coding sequence ATGCAAGAGCAAATAGATAACCGGCCTAATCCTGACGCTTTGCTTGAAGTAGTACAAAAAGAGGAGGGGGAAAAAAACCGCGGGAGCTTAAAAATTTTCCTCGGTATGTGTCCCGGAGTGGGCAAAACCTATGCCATGCTCCAAGCAGCCCAGGTTGAGCTTACCAATGGCAAAGACGTGGTCATTGGATACGTGGAGACGCATGGGCGCAAAGAAACCGAGCAGTTGACTCGAGGTATTCCCATCATTCCAAGGAAAATTGTCCATTATAGAGACATGGTATTGGAAGAGATGGACCTGGATGCGATTCTGGAACGCAAACCCCAGCTTGTCATCGTCGATGAGTTAGCCCATACCAATGCTCCCGGGATGAGGCATCTGAAACGTTATCAAGATGTTCTCGAAATCCTCGATGCGGGTATCGACGTGTTTACCACCCTTAATGTTCAGCACATTGAAAGCCGGACGGATACGGTGAGTTATATCACCGGGGCCCCGATTTACGAAAAGGTTCCGGACAGCATCGTGGATATCGCTGAAATAGAACTTGTTGATCTTTCCCCGGAAGACCTTCTCAAGAGGCTTGCCGAGGGTAAGGTGTATATTCCTGATCAAGCTAGGGCGGCGGCCCTGAATTTTTTTAGGGAAGGTAATTTGAGGGCGCTGCGGGAAATCGTCTTGCGACTCGCCGCAGAAAAAGCCGGCAAAGACGTCCAGGAGTATATGCAAATAATGCATATACAAGGACCTTGGAAGATTTCACACCGCTTATTAGTGGCTATAAGCGCAAGTCCTTCATCGGAGACTTTGATCAGGTGGACAAGGAGAAATGCAGAAAGTCTAAAGTGCCCTTGGTATGCGGTCTATGTGGAAACGAGCCGAGTGTTGTCCGAGGAAGACCAACAAAGGCTTTCAAAAAACATGGAATTGGCTAAGCATCTTGGAGCCGAAATTATTACAACGGCAGACGAGGATATCGTTCGAGGCATTCTGCGGATCGCCAGGCAGTGGAATATCACGCAAATAGTCTTTGGGAAACCCCGGGGAAGAGGATTGTTGGAATGGTTTAAAAGCCGGTCCTTGCTGCACCGATTGGTGAGGGAAAGTGGACAGATAGACATCCACATCGTGGGGGAAGATGAAAAAGAGGAAAAAAGAAAAAAGCGGAAATTTCTTCTTATTCCCGAATCCGGTTTGTCCCAATATGGGCTCACCTGCTTGGTTATTTTCGTCATTACTCTTTTTTGCTTATGGGCTAACCGATGGATAGGGAGCCGGTCCATCGGAATGATTTATCTTCTTGGCATCGTGATCATTGCCCTTTTTGTGGGCAGAGGTCCTGTCATTGTAGCGGCCTTGCTGAGTGCCATAATCTGGGATTTCCTTTTTCTTTCCCCCAAGTTCTCCCTCGGAATCCAGGGGATAGAAAACAGTTTCGTGGTATTTAGCTATTTTGTCGTGGCCCTGGTTTTGGGTCAATTTATTGCAAGATTGAGAGCCCAAGAAAAAGCCGAAAGAAGAAGAGAGGCGAGGATTTCAGCCCTTTATATGCTAAGCCAGGAGCTGTCTCAAGCTGCCGGACTCGATGAAATCGTCATTAAAGTCATCGAGCAACTCTCCCACTTTTTTCAAGCCGAGGTGGCGGTCTTCCTTGTCAATCCCTACGACAATAAGCTTTCTGGCCTTCCCCATTGGGCCAGCACGCTAAAGGTTACAGAAAAAGAAGCCGGAGTAGCCGCTTGGGCCTTTGAGCATGGCAAAGCGGCGGGAAGGTTTACAGAAAACCTTCCTCTTTCCAAGGCTTATTATGTTCCCCTTTCTACCCATAAGGGTTCAGTAGGGGTCCTGGGGATCAACATCCCCGGTATACAATCCCTTTCTTTTGATCAGAAAAGTTTGATTCAAGCCTTTGCCAATCAGATTGCCCTTGTCATCGACAGGCAAAGATTAGCCGAACTGGCCGAACATGCCCGGGTTGTCGCGGAATCTGAAAGGCTTAGCCGAACGTTGCTCAATTCTATCTCTCATGAAATGAAAACACCCATTGCGGTGATTACAACCGCTATTGAGTCTTTGAGCAAGGAGGATCAATCGATAAAAACGGCGGATAGGGCTCAATTAATTGAGGAAATCCGCTCGGCTACGCTGCGGTTGAATCGGATTGTGAGAAACCTTCTTGATATGGCGAGAATCGAGTCGGGAAGATTCAAACTGAAAAAGGAATGGACCGATATCCATGACCTGTTCAATCTTTCTCTTAAAGAAACGGCAAAAGAATTGGCCGGCAGAGAAGTCAAGGTGGATATCCAGCGGGATATACCCCTAATCCGAATCGATTTTTCGCTCATGTTGGAAGCATTGAATAATTTGCTGCTTAATGCGGCCTTGCATACCCCTGCTTCTTCTCCCGTGGAATTGAGTGCGTCGGTGAAAAAAAACTCTCTTGTCATTCGGGTTGCCGACCGGGGGCCGGGAATCGATCCCGAGATTTTGAACCGAATCTTCGAGAAATTTTATCGAGGCACGGGAGCTCCTCCAGGGGGGACGGGCTTGGGCCTTTCCATAGTCAAAGGGGTGGTGGATGCTCATGGAGGCAAGGTCCTCGTTCAAAATAGGCCGGAAGGAGGAGCGGTTTTTTCCATCATTCTCCCCCTTGAGAGTGTTCCAGAAGTCCACCCGATGCCGTTGGAAGAATCCGCGAAAAAATGA
- a CDS encoding response regulator, translating to MNKDKQIPLSVLVIDDEPQILKLLKLILESKGYRVFLASTAKEGILETAQRRPNIIILDLLLPDMNGTEVIQRIREWSQVPILVLSAVDQEREKVQALDSGADDYLTKPFGEEELMARIRVLLRRLQPQADLQVFRTGGLEVDLVNRRVFFQKKEIRLTSTEYGILRLLVRHAGKVLTHRQILQEVWGPRGVDQVHYLRVYMARLREKIEENSLQPKLLLTEPGIGYRLMILDPDQNGIK from the coding sequence ATGAACAAGGATAAACAGATTCCGCTTTCCGTCCTGGTCATTGATGATGAACCGCAGATACTCAAACTTTTAAAACTGATCCTTGAGTCAAAGGGCTATAGGGTCTTTCTGGCCTCGACGGCTAAAGAAGGGATTTTGGAAACGGCCCAAAGAAGACCTAATATTATCATCCTCGATCTTCTCTTGCCGGACATGAACGGAACGGAGGTAATCCAGAGAATAAGGGAATGGAGCCAGGTCCCGATTCTTGTGCTTTCGGCTGTCGATCAAGAAAGAGAGAAAGTCCAAGCTCTAGACAGTGGGGCCGATGATTATTTAACGAAGCCTTTTGGAGAAGAAGAGCTCATGGCCCGAATTAGGGTGCTTTTACGGAGGCTTCAGCCTCAAGCAGATCTCCAAGTTTTTCGTACGGGTGGTCTTGAGGTGGACCTGGTTAATAGGAGGGTTTTTTTTCAAAAAAAGGAAATACGGCTTACGTCGACTGAATATGGAATATTGAGACTGCTGGTTCGTCATGCAGGTAAGGTATTAACGCATCGGCAGATATTACAGGAGGTTTGGGGACCACGGGGCGTGGACCAGGTCCATTATCTGCGGGTCTATATGGCAAGGCTGAGAGAAAAGATTGAGGAAAATTCTCTTCAACCTAAACTTCTTCTCACCGAACCGGGAATCGGGTATAGACTGATGATCTTGGATCCGGATCAAAATGGCATAAAATAA
- a CDS encoding AraC family transcriptional regulator: protein MNLLKVEEGAWKDISGRWRQLAGGFYSHGWSLELVESRIDGPFDWAKSFHHNSLEICINNLGHGIVYSDHSQLEFRPGTVGFYAIAKKKLNAQRRAGEYTQFVTVEWSRSALAKELKGMEEWLLPPVKAWLEGKREEPLIGSPRPISPSLRSRLESLLSGSFSQPSLALFAHALSLEAAAEVLFEPNQADVKMCPFSPAHKLIVEKAKEYLKEHFTSSIRLHDLARHVGVSPSYLSRLFSKETGMSISDYVRNLRIEKAAELLKRGDYNVTEAAFAVGYSSLSYFSKVFCQVMGCCPCVYPSPKRLVNKRSTP from the coding sequence ATGAATCTTTTAAAAGTTGAAGAAGGTGCCTGGAAAGATATTTCGGGTAGGTGGAGACAGTTGGCCGGGGGGTTTTATTCCCATGGCTGGAGCTTGGAGCTTGTTGAATCCCGTATCGACGGTCCCTTTGACTGGGCAAAAAGTTTTCATCATAACAGCCTTGAAATCTGTATTAACAATCTAGGACACGGTATCGTTTATTCCGATCATTCCCAACTGGAATTTCGCCCGGGAACCGTCGGTTTTTATGCCATTGCAAAGAAGAAGTTAAATGCGCAAAGAAGGGCTGGAGAGTACACGCAGTTTGTAACCGTAGAATGGTCAAGATCGGCCCTAGCCAAAGAACTTAAGGGCATGGAAGAATGGCTGCTTCCCCCTGTAAAAGCCTGGCTGGAGGGAAAGAGAGAGGAGCCCTTGATCGGTTCTCCCCGTCCCATTTCTCCATCCCTGAGATCACGCCTAGAAAGCCTTTTGTCTGGAAGCTTTTCTCAACCCTCCCTGGCCTTGTTTGCCCATGCCCTATCCTTGGAAGCTGCGGCAGAAGTCCTTTTTGAACCGAATCAAGCCGATGTTAAAATGTGCCCTTTTTCTCCGGCCCATAAGTTGATCGTTGAAAAGGCCAAGGAGTATCTTAAAGAACATTTTACAAGCTCCATTCGGCTTCATGACCTTGCCCGGCATGTTGGGGTCAGCCCTTCCTACTTGAGCAGGCTTTTTTCAAAAGAAACCGGGATGTCCATTTCGGACTATGTGCGCAATTTACGAATAGAAAAAGCGGCGGAACTCTTGAAAAGGGGTGACTACAATGTCACGGAAGCTGCTTTTGCCGTTGGCTACTCCAGCCTAAGTTATTTTAGCAAGGTATTCTGCCAGGTCATGGGTTGTTGTCCTTGCGTATATCCATCGCCAAAAAGACTCGTCAACAAGCGATCTACCCCTTGA
- a CDS encoding class I SAM-dependent methyltransferase gives MKKVALFLVSLFFYTECRLYCQPKSYSFDSLQLAAEYDRLSDPQFNQGRELVSLLKIKRADRVLDIGCGTGRLAAYVAGITGKEGKVIGIDPSPFRIAIARRREKSNLLFKVAGTEELSLFEDNSFDVVYLNSVFHWIGDRAQAMVEIYRVLKPGGKLGIAMGAKHQDSLLVSILRRSAQSVLGYIPKEFALNEYQREADEALELSRESGFKIQEIKTRHYVDLFRSGEECIRFYEASSGGSLLREFPDFQRKKILSQIEERLERLKTAKGIEIPHNILFLIDEKPK, from the coding sequence ATGAAAAAGGTGGCTCTTTTTCTTGTTTCTCTTTTTTTTTATACAGAATGTCGGCTTTATTGCCAGCCTAAAAGTTATTCCTTTGACTCTCTTCAATTAGCTGCCGAATACGATCGATTAAGCGATCCTCAATTCAATCAAGGCAGGGAGCTCGTCTCCTTGCTCAAGATTAAAAGGGCAGACCGGGTATTGGATATAGGCTGTGGCACGGGCAGGCTTGCCGCCTATGTGGCGGGCATAACAGGAAAAGAAGGAAAAGTCATAGGGATCGATCCCTCTCCTTTTAGAATTGCTATAGCCCGCCGCAGAGAAAAAAGCAATCTTCTCTTTAAGGTAGCGGGCACGGAAGAGCTTTCGTTGTTCGAGGATAATTCCTTTGATGTCGTTTACCTCAATAGTGTTTTTCACTGGATAGGCGATAGGGCCCAGGCGATGGTGGAGATCTACCGGGTACTCAAACCGGGAGGAAAATTAGGTATCGCCATGGGAGCTAAGCATCAAGATTCTCTTTTAGTTTCGATCCTCAGGCGATCGGCTCAATCGGTTTTGGGCTATATACCCAAGGAATTCGCCCTCAACGAATACCAAAGGGAAGCGGATGAAGCCTTGGAGCTTTCTAGGGAAAGCGGTTTTAAAATCCAAGAAATAAAAACTAGGCACTACGTGGATCTTTTTAGGAGCGGGGAGGAATGTATCCGTTTTTATGAAGCGAGCAGCGGGGGCAGCCTCTTAAGGGAATTTCCCGATTTTCAAAGAAAAAAGATTCTATCTCAAATCGAAGAGCGGTTGGAGAGATTAAAAACGGCCAAGGGTATTGAGATTCCCCACAACATCTTATTTCTGATCGATGAGAAACCAAAATGA
- the acpS gene encoding holo-ACP synthase produces the protein MNILGLGIDLVENSRIESLYNRFGEHFLKKIYREAELSYCFSMANPIPHLAARFAAKEAAIKALGSPVAHWKDIEVASRKNSPPTLLFYGNLFKLCSARGVSSVYLSFTHTPLASSAVVILGG, from the coding sequence ATGAATATCCTCGGGTTGGGTATCGACCTGGTCGAAAATAGCCGTATCGAATCTCTCTATAATCGTTTTGGAGAACATTTCTTGAAAAAAATCTACAGAGAAGCGGAGCTCTCTTACTGCTTTTCGATGGCCAACCCTATCCCCCATCTTGCCGCAAGATTTGCAGCCAAGGAAGCAGCCATCAAGGCCTTGGGAAGCCCCGTTGCCCATTGGAAAGATATTGAAGTGGCATCCCGAAAAAATTCTCCTCCAACACTCCTCTTTTATGGAAATCTATTCAAGCTTTGTTCGGCCAGGGGAGTAAGCTCCGTTTATTTATCCTTTACGCATACCCCGCTAGCGAGCAGCGCGGTGGTCATCCTCGGAGGTTGA
- a CDS encoding pyridoxine 5'-phosphate synthase: MIRLGLNIDHVATLRQARYKHAPFSSFAEPSPLQAAKIAQEAGAHSITAHLREDRRHIQDEDMRLIRQAVKHLNMEMAPISEMVEKAIDIKPNEVCLVPEKREEITTEGGLDVSRNESTLRKVVQELSQAGITVSLFIDPDPIQLKAAKQTGAHCIELHTGQYALATEQKRIEEEIEKHKLCAYLAKDLNLQVNAGHGLNYSNLATYIRSVPFLHTVNIGHAIISEALFSGLKNAVRKMLQLLEKQ; the protein is encoded by the coding sequence ATGATCCGTCTAGGACTTAACATTGATCATGTGGCCACTTTGAGACAAGCCAGATACAAGCATGCTCCCTTTTCTTCGTTTGCCGAGCCTTCTCCTCTTCAAGCAGCAAAAATTGCTCAGGAAGCCGGCGCCCATTCTATCACCGCTCATCTTAGGGAAGACCGCAGGCACATTCAAGACGAAGATATGAGACTTATTCGGCAAGCCGTAAAACATCTGAACATGGAAATGGCTCCTATAAGCGAAATGGTTGAAAAGGCGATCGATATTAAGCCCAATGAAGTCTGCCTGGTTCCTGAAAAAAGGGAAGAAATCACGACGGAAGGGGGACTAGACGTCTCCCGCAACGAATCAACGCTCAGAAAAGTAGTTCAAGAGCTCTCCCAGGCCGGCATAACGGTCAGCCTTTTCATCGATCCCGATCCGATCCAACTGAAAGCCGCAAAACAAACCGGAGCTCACTGCATCGAACTGCATACCGGCCAATATGCTTTGGCAACCGAACAAAAACGCATCGAAGAGGAAATTGAAAAACACAAGCTTTGCGCTTATCTGGCCAAGGATCTCAACCTTCAAGTCAATGCCGGCCATGGCCTCAACTACAGCAACCTGGCAACCTACATTCGCTCCGTTCCCTTTCTGCATACTGTGAACATCGGCCATGCGATCATCTCCGAAGCCCTTTTTTCCGGGCTTAAAAACGCCGTTAGGAAAATGCTCCAACTGCTGGAAAAACAGTAA